The DNA sequence AGAGCACTACTCAACGTACTTATCCCCATATATCTCTTCGCAAATGTATCGTTTGGAAAAACGGGAGGTGTATACATCTTTTTTCCAGGACTTACAGGGATTTTCCAGCATTGGTTTCAGTCGCCTTGAAATGGTATTTAATCGCATTACCAGCATAGGTAACTGGGGTGGCTTCCCATCACTTTTTTTACCGTCGCTGCACCACACGTCCTCAGTTGTTTCATATTTTTCGGCGACCAAATCCAGAGTCTTTATTAACAACTCGTTGTAATCGGTATGCGCATCATGAAACTGACATTTACTTTTTGTAATCGCTCGTTTGGCGTATTCATAGGGTTGAAGCTTGGTATCTTTGGTGAAATCTTTACCTTCCTTCCCCCATTTCGGCATTCCACTACCACCTCTTAAGGCATAGTTCCCAGATAGCCATACGCCGTTTTCATAGTTGTTAACGTTGTAACCAATATTGCCCTCTGCCATATCGTCCGTATGTAAATACTCCATAATATCGGATTCTACTAAAGAGGCATTGCCAGGAATTATATGATGGGCTGCGCTATTCACTTTCAACGGTTTCGTGAACTTTGCTGGTAAGCTCACAGGAAACTGGCTTAGGTCTAGTTCATTCGATTTTTGAGCATACCCCGCCTCGACTAAGGCAGAGCCAAGATCGCCGGAGCTGTTCTTGTGCTCCAGCCCCTCCTTATTTACTCCAGGAACTTCGCTTTCATCTTCATCGAAATGGTCTACCAAAGTGTTTTTTTCGGAAGTGGGCTCCGGTGTAGCATTACAAAATGCACATGAATTTTCGTCGTGATCTTCATGTGAAAGTATTGAGAGAGAAACGGCTTCGCCTAGTTGCGTCATTACAGGTCAAGCTCCCTAAAGTGTGTTTGAAGTTTTCATTTGATTATCACCACGGCACCGCGCTGCGTATGGTCGGAAGAACCACTGACTAGAATTGGCCCTTCATACTGCTTTCCCCTAAGCCCCAAACAAGCAAGTGCAATATTAACTGCTCCAGCGGCAGCACCGGTATCACCCAGACAATCGGCTGGATGAAGATGATTATAATCCTGCTTAAAATGGGCGCTGTTACGCATAAACGCCACCCCCAACTCCCTCGCCCAGTAGGCTTCACCATTCAAAGTACTGAACAAGGCCTCTATTTTATTTCCTGCCAAACTTTGCAATGCTTGTTTCCAGGCGCTGTCGAGACCATCACCCAAGCAGGGCTCATCGGAACCGATATGAGCCTTCTCCAATGCTCTACCGGGCGTAGCCAACTGAATAGCCGACGGGCTTTTTACCCCGGACACACGAAAGAAAACCGCGGCTTCACCCGGAATAAACGCGTGCATGGCGCTGCCACTTGCAACACGCTGTTCGGTAGACTGCTTAGCCAGCCAGCGGGTGTCGAAAAAAGTATCGGCAGCACCGATGATGACCTCTTTACAGCCTTGAGCAAGCAACTGCTGCGCTTCTGCAAGCGCTTGAAAAACACCCGCTCTTCCGTAGGCCAAAACTTTATTGTGCACAGCATTAAACTGGATAGAAGCCTGCTTCGCCAAATAACCGTGGGCTTTTTCGGAAAAACCATTTTGAGCTTGAATAACTTCGGGGGCTACTACCAGTAGCACTGGCGTGTTCAGCTGCCCATCACTGTCGGCCATTGCCGCGAATGGCGCACTGCATAAACGAAGCAACCGACGTTGACGGCTTGTCAACCCACTGGCCGCTAGGGCTTCGTTCAATGGCTCTAACGTATCGGCTGGTACCGCAGCAGATTTAATTTTTTCGTACCGACCGGTAACGAACAAATCTTCCTTAAACCCGCTAATGGACGCCGAAAATGCGGCAAAGGTCGCTGGGCCAGAGTTCCCCAGCGGTGAGAGTATTGCAATGTCATCGATATAGAGCGGAGAATCAGTATTAGAAGTTGTCATCGTTATTATTCAATATACAGCTTACGGCGGTAGGCCCAAGTACATCTTTAGAAGTAGCGATTGCCACTCCAAGTGCACAAACAACCATCAACCTATTACGTGTTTATGAAAGCCATTGCTCAGATTGCCGGCAATTGAATGGGTGATAATACGCCACAACACAATAGAACTCTCTACCTGCCTGCAGCAATTTTACCCATTAGGCGCACTGCACCCAACTAACTGCACATAGAGTACCACGGAAGCGCATTCATGCCCTCCCACGGGGGGAGTACGCCATCGTAATGGCACAAAATAGTGAACCAACTATCATTATATTCGCTTAATTCGCAGCGATGTTAACCCAACCACCCACGGGGCAACTGCGGGTAACGGCTTCCGCCTAACTCTCTCCGAGAAAGTAGTCTACGTCGTCCTCCATATTTGCAATATGCCTAAATGCCGTTTCGCTAGAGCCGCCCACCATCGCCAGCATTTTGTTTGAATCCGGGTATTCACAAATTTCATTGGGCTCATTGGTGCTCAGGCAAAGGTAGCGGATATCGGTAACGCCGGTATTCATGATTTGATGCGCGTGCTCACGCCCTCCTGGGGGGCAAGCGATAATGTCATTTTTACGGATGGGGTACTGCTTTTCTCCATACCTCAACGTGCCCTCGCCTTCCAGGATCAGGAACATTTCTTCATTAACTCTATGGTTATGAAACGGACAAACTTTGTGCCCTGGCGGCACCACCGCAATACTGTAACTGAGCTTCTTAGCCCCTATATGCTCGCTTACGCCTGCGCGCTTCGATTTGAAAGCGTTGTGCTCATGGCAATCATAATTTTTTATTTCGTCCAAATTAAAAAGCGGTGTCATAAAAGCTCCATTGGTTGACGCGTGCGTTAGTACACGATGATGTGAAACATTTCGATTTAAATCCTACCACTTACTCACGTCAAACATTGCACTATAAACGACAACACAATGGTGTTGTTCGCTCGCAATCCTAGCACCGCTTTTTTCCCCGTTGAACATCGCTTCCTGCCCATGGGAACTGATCAATAGTGAGAACACCGAGCACTGCACAGCTTGAGCAATTGATCGACCTACACCC is a window from the Teredinibacter franksiae genome containing:
- a CDS encoding cupin domain-containing protein, with amino-acid sequence MTPLFNLDEIKNYDCHEHNAFKSKRAGVSEHIGAKKLSYSIAVVPPGHKVCPFHNHRVNEEMFLILEGEGTLRYGEKQYPIRKNDIIACPPGGREHAHQIMNTGVTDIRYLCLSTNEPNEICEYPDSNKMLAMVGGSSETAFRHIANMEDDVDYFLGES
- a CDS encoding AHH domain-containing protein, with the translated sequence MTQLGEAVSLSILSHEDHDENSCAFCNATPEPTSEKNTLVDHFDEDESEVPGVNKEGLEHKNSSGDLGSALVEAGYAQKSNELDLSQFPVSLPAKFTKPLKVNSAAHHIIPGNASLVESDIMEYLHTDDMAEGNIGYNVNNYENGVWLSGNYALRGGSGMPKWGKEGKDFTKDTKLQPYEYAKRAITKSKCQFHDAHTDYNELLIKTLDLVAEKYETTEDVWCSDGKKSDGKPPQLPMLVMRLNTISRRLKPMLENPCKSWKKDVYTSRFSKRYICEEIYGDKYVE